The Plasmodium knowlesi strain H genome assembly, chromosome: 14 region tggaaatgaaaatgtcTACAGTTTGGAggttaaaaaggaagggaacaACAACGTAACTGTCAACAACGTAACTGTCAACAACGGAACTGTCAACAACGGAATTGTCAACAACAGCACCGTCAGCCAACGCAACGGTAACCTGTTCCTAACGAAACCATTCTACTCCGATCGGATGAGCGTCTGCACCTATATGACAAATCATCCATATCTACCATTCGTAGCTTTTCTAAACAAGAAACTGCAGTTTGGTTTTTTCTCCCTAGTAGACTCTCAGAGGAAAAGTGTTATTGTGCCGCCCATAcgagaaaatggaaatgtcTTTTCTCTCTGTTGGTTTAGTACAAGGAAGCAATTGgatattttgaattttcaGGGGGGTGGTGAAGACCTCACAGTTGGCGATCCTCTCACGCTTAATCAGTTCAAAGATGAATGGACAGGGGGAATAATTCAAAATAGAggatacaaaaataaaaaaaaggatgacaATATCTGGATCAATGCACACAtggcacatttaatgcagaaCAGTTCTTACGATACATACCTGGTTGTACTGAATGCAGACACTCTGTTCCTTTACAACATTCTAACGAGCCAAGTGATAGACTTAAAGGATTATTTGAAAAAGGCAATGCCTCAatttgatggaaaaaataattttctaaaATCCACAATTTATGGAAAAGTATGctacgtttttattttttcagaaaaaaataagcttTTTATCTTTGATCAAAATTTCACCTTTTGTTTGCGAACCATAAGTGTAGATGATCGCATTGTTCGCTTCTATCTACGCGATGGATACCTCTTCATTCATTCCAACACGtctatatattttacatcCCTGAGAAACGCCCTTTCTCTCTTTCCTGACGTCGTCCAAGGGGGGGATGCGCATGCAGAAAATTTACTATTCATTAAGGTGAATACGGCAGAAACGTTTAAGATTGTTCTTTTCGATTTTCTCTGCGTGGGAGAAGAAATGTACCTGGCTGTTTTTACCAAGCGGAAGGAGATTCTTGTGTATAGGATGCGCATGGGGGTAGACGATAACAAAGAGGACGACACAGTAAAGGGCACAGAGAACGGAAGGAGTGCGGAAGCCCAGCTGGTAGGCCAGTTTCTAAGCTTTTACAAATTTGAACACTTAAACAAAGTTGGGAGCATCCTGAGCATGAAGTTTTTTTACTGCTGTACCAAGAGGCGGACGTACTTAATTTTCGGCGGGCTGGAAcagtttctcttcttctgggACTTTGCGAAGTATCCCCTCGTGCGACGTTGAGGGGGCGACGTTGAGGGGGCGACGTAAGGGTGGCAAGGTGAGGGTGGTAACGTGAAGGAATTAGCCGAGTGAGTGGTTTGCCTTAAAATGGGCGtgggaaaatgggaaaaaaatgtatggcaACGTCTCTGCCACGTGACTAGCAAACTGCCACCCCACGGACATCATCGAATGCTCACGTTGTACATGCGAACGATCTTACGTACCAACCGTTCGTGCTCTTCCTTGACGAGGCCTTTGAAGGTTTGCTGATCCTGCagaagggggaagggaaaacgAAGGCAATTTGTGTGTGAATCGTGAACCGTTACAGTAGTGTGTTATGCAAAGCCGTGCCGCGTCGTACTGCGTAGTACTGCGTCCTACCCGTATGCTCGCCGGCGCGGCGTACAGAAACTTGTACGTGTAACTGGTCCTGCCGGAGCCCTCATGGGTGAACACATCGAGAAGTATAATCCCCCTGAGCATAGGACTGCTTCCCACAGGGGTTGTAGAATGAAGAACCGTTTTTGTGAAGCGCTCCGTGTCCCACTCCGAGTTGacataaaaggaaatatCTCTCTCCTCGTGCCgtatattatataaatttaaaaagtacaGAAAGGAGTCGCTCATTGGTCGATTCAAATCCCTTTTCCTCGACAACAGATTCAGTAATGCGTTCCTCAAATGGGTTCCCTCCAACTTGGGGGAATCTACTAGGATGTTCTCATCATCCGCGGGTTCTTTCCTCACTGTTGATCCATTCGTTTGAACCGATACATTTGCATGTGTGTCTCCCCCCCGAATGTCACCATGCTCAATCACATTTCCAATCGTGCTTTTTGCTCCCCCttctttgttcattttttttgtaattaaagTATTCCCCCATGTATTCGTAATGTACAAATATAGGTCCCGTATTCTGTTGACCTCCCACATTATCATGGCTATTCTGtccaaccctaaacctatggCTAAGTAATCACCCACATCATACTGCTTCCATTTTCGAAAGAggatttttctctttaagaTTCCACAACCCAAAATTTCAACCCATTTGCCGTTGTGATAAACTTCTGCTTGCAAAGAATCGGTGGTAAAGTCAAAGGAGTCTTTCTTTATCCTCCATTTGTGTGTCTTGCCAAAGATTGAGTTCAGCATTGAGCAGAGAAAGTACAGGagttgtttcttcttctctatcagttcgttttttatttttatatatatatccatttggttaaaaaatggaaagtgcAATTTGTCAATGTTGTCTTTTCTGAAAACGTTTGAGATGATGAGCAAGTTTTCTGTGCCCCCGTGTAGCTGTGGCAGCGCGTTGTGGCATTTCCCTTCTACAGTTTGTTCGCTTCCTTTTGTAGTTCTTTCGATGCCCCCATTTTGGCAATGCTCACGCAAGGGGAGACGGGACACTGCCTCTTCCGTTTCTTCTTCAACAGTGCATTCATTTTGTATGACCGTTTGGTTGGTGGATATGTCCCCATTTGGTGTCTCCTCACAATGGGGAATGTGCCTCCCCTTTTGCCCTCCCCTTAGCAAGTGATAAACATGGGGAAAGAGGGACGTCGCCTGGGGGATGTACAAAAGGGAATCCGAAAAGTAAAAGTTATTCCTCACAGACGTGGTATCATTCGTGTTCTTAATCAAAATATCATTAAAGCATAAATTGCTTTGGTACAGCGGGCACTTGTTATAAACGAGCCAGAAGGAAGACTCCCTTTTCAGGTGATCAAGGATCCTCGTCGTTACATGGTGGATGGGGTGATTCTTAATagtgtacacatatttaaATCTGCCATAATTGattatgtcattttttacgtGGTAACTACTGTTGCTCAGTTTTGACAGCGTGAAATTACTTATGCAGTGGTGAGGGGGGTTAAGACCGCTGTAGCAGCGCCTAAGTTGCGTGAAAAAGGCGGCTATTAGGAAGGTATAAAGAGCAAAGAACAGGAGCATTTCAgaggtaagaaaaaaggagaaggccGCTGGGGAAGGGAACCACGAAAGGAGCCGCAAATCGAACCAAACGGCGAAGTTTCATCGTTCCTTACACATAACCCCATTCTGCATTTTCTcagaatttttaaatttaaaaaaaaaaaaatgcccgaAGAATAGTCAGCACAATTTAGCGCTTTTCAACAAAATggctagttttttttttttttttttttttttttttttttttttttctcaatcttgcctgaaccgttcatacaaaaatgCGGCGAGTTGCTCCCTCGCGTCGTTCTGGAGTTCGCGGGTAAGAGGGCATACACATGGGTCCCGCGGTATGGGAACAGGCCATAATTGACAAGTGACGCGCGACACGCAACGTGCCTATGGGGTAAAACATGCTCCTGTTCCGATGGTCAAATATAGAACGGATCTGCGCGCGCTCGCGTCGCTACTCAAGTCGAGAAaagtgaattaaaaaaaccaAGTTTGGAAGGCTCAAATTCGCCGTGGAATTTTCCCGTTTTGAGATTCATACTGCCCGGGA contains the following coding sequences:
- a CDS encoding phenylalanine--tRNA ligase, putative; translation: MLLFFALYTFLIAAFFTQLRRCYSGLNPPHHCISNFTLSKLSNSSYHVKNDIINYGRFKYVYTIKNHPIHHVTTRILDHLKRESSFWLVYNKCPLYQSNLCFNDILIKNTNDTTSVRNNFYFSDSLLYIPQATSLFPHVYHLLRGGQKGRHIPHCEETPNGDISTNQTVIQNECTVEEETEEAVSRLPLREHCQNGGIERTTKGSEQTVEGKCHNALPQLHGGTENLLIISNVFRKDNIDKLHFPFFNQMDIYIKIKNELIEKKKQLLYFLCSMLNSIFGKTHKWRIKKDSFDFTTDSLQAEVYHNGKWVEILGCGILKRKILFRKWKQYDVGDYLAIGLGLDRIAMIMWEVNRIRDLYLYITNTWGNTLITKKMNKEGGAKSTIGNVIEHGDIRGGDTHANVSVQTNGSTVRKEPADDENILVDSPKLEGTHLRNALLNLLSRKRDLNRPMSDSFLYFLNLYNIRHEERDISFYVNSEWDTERFTKTVLHSTTPVGSSPMLRGIILLDVFTHEGSGRTSYTYKFLYAAPASIRDQQTFKGLVKEEHERLVRKIVRMYNVSIR